A single window of Undibacterium sp. 5I1 DNA harbors:
- a CDS encoding peroxiredoxin, with the protein MKTVIACAMLATAIAAPAYAALSVGDAAPNFTTQASLGGKEFTFSLADSLKKGPVVLYFYPAAFTQGCSIEAHLFAESVEQYRALGATVVGVSHDDIKTLDKFSVSECGSKFAVAADTDQKIMKSYDAILVMKPEYANRTSYVITPNNKVIYSFTDLAPDKHVTNTLEALKKWKAAN; encoded by the coding sequence ATGAAAACAGTTATTGCCTGCGCTATGCTCGCTACTGCAATTGCAGCACCAGCGTATGCTGCGTTAAGTGTCGGAGATGCCGCGCCAAACTTCACAACCCAGGCATCTTTGGGCGGAAAAGAATTTACCTTTTCACTCGCTGATTCACTTAAAAAAGGACCTGTTGTGCTGTATTTTTATCCAGCAGCCTTCACTCAAGGGTGCTCGATTGAGGCGCATCTATTTGCAGAATCGGTGGAGCAATATCGTGCCCTTGGCGCAACTGTCGTTGGGGTTTCTCATGATGACATCAAGACTTTAGACAAGTTTTCGGTCAGCGAATGTGGCAGCAAATTTGCAGTCGCGGCCGACACAGATCAAAAGATCATGAAATCCTATGATGCAATTCTCGTCATGAAACCTGAATACGCCAACCGCACTTCTTACGTGATTACGCCTAATAACAAGGTGATTTACTCATTCACGGACCTGGCTCCAGATAAGCATGTAACCAATACCTTAGAAGCGCTAAAAAAGTGGAAGGCAGCTAATTAA
- a CDS encoding ABC transporter substrate-binding protein: MKLKQIVQATIAATALIAGAQVQAAEVEVLHYWTSGGEAKSVAELKKMMEAKGIVWKDFAVAGGGGENAMTALKARVISGSAPTAAQIKGPSIQEWGKEGVLANIDAAATEGKWDASLPKVVSNIMKYQGHYVAAPVNVHRVNWLWVNPDVLKKAGAKAPTNWDEFFDAADKIKKAGLIAVAHGGQPWQDATVFESVALGVGGPDFYKKAIVQLDPASLTGPTMIKTFDTLAKIKTYIDKDAAGRDWNLATAMVINGKAGMQFMGDWAKGEFTAAGKVAGKDFLCLTAPGTEKAFTFNIDSLTMFKVKDADQQKAQLVLASAVMSPEFQEVFNLNKGSIPARAGVSRAKFDSCAIKSMDDMDATSKSGGLVPSFAHGMAIDSAKAGAIQDVIAKFMNSTMTSQAAVQALAKAAKAK, translated from the coding sequence ATGAAATTGAAACAAATCGTTCAGGCAACTATTGCAGCCACAGCGTTGATCGCTGGCGCGCAAGTTCAGGCAGCAGAAGTCGAAGTCTTACATTATTGGACTTCCGGTGGCGAAGCCAAATCCGTCGCTGAATTGAAAAAAATGATGGAAGCCAAGGGCATCGTCTGGAAAGATTTCGCCGTAGCTGGTGGCGGTGGTGAAAATGCTATGACGGCGTTAAAAGCACGCGTCATTTCTGGTAGCGCACCGACTGCAGCACAGATCAAAGGCCCGTCGATTCAAGAATGGGGTAAAGAAGGCGTGTTAGCGAATATCGATGCTGCGGCGACCGAAGGCAAATGGGATGCCAGCTTGCCAAAAGTCGTCTCCAATATCATGAAGTATCAAGGACACTATGTTGCCGCACCGGTCAATGTGCATCGCGTCAACTGGTTATGGGTCAATCCAGACGTCTTAAAAAAAGCGGGCGCTAAAGCGCCGACCAATTGGGACGAGTTTTTTGATGCCGCTGACAAAATCAAAAAAGCCGGTTTGATCGCAGTCGCACACGGTGGTCAACCATGGCAAGACGCGACGGTGTTTGAATCCGTCGCACTCGGCGTCGGCGGTCCCGATTTCTATAAAAAAGCAATCGTACAACTGGACCCGGCAAGCCTGACTGGTCCCACCATGATCAAAACCTTTGATACCTTAGCAAAGATCAAAACCTACATCGATAAAGATGCCGCTGGCCGTGACTGGAACCTGGCAACTGCCATGGTCATCAACGGCAAGGCTGGTATGCAATTTATGGGTGACTGGGCGAAAGGCGAATTTACCGCCGCAGGTAAAGTCGCTGGCAAAGACTTCTTGTGTCTGACTGCGCCAGGTACCGAGAAAGCATTCACCTTTAATATCGACTCTCTGACGATGTTTAAAGTTAAAGATGCTGATCAGCAAAAGGCCCAATTGGTCTTGGCAAGCGCGGTGATGAGTCCGGAATTTCAGGAAGTCTTTAATCTGAACAAAGGCTCTATCCCTGCCCGTGCCGGTGTCTCACGCGCTAAGTTTGATAGCTGCGCTATCAAATCAATGGACGATATGGATGCTACGAGTAAGAGCGGCGGTTTAGTCCCTAGCTTTGCCCATGGCATGGCAATCGACTCCGCTAAAGCCGGTGCGATTCAGGACGTGATTGCGAAGTTTATGAACTCCACGATGACCTCGCAAGCCGCAGTACAAGCATTAGCAAAAGCGGCCAAAGCGAAGTAA
- a CDS encoding paraquat-inducible protein A, which translates to MAGKNGAEANLVSCDICETLCSTKDASLTHCPCCGASLHLRDKDSLAKSAAYLLAAAILYIPANLLPVMHTETIFGGQDDTIMSGVLLLLETGSWPLALLVFFASIMVPMLKLFSISLLLLTCWRKSTSNPLPRTQLFRLIEAVGRWSMLDVYVVTVLVALVQFQSLASVHPGGGALAFGAVVVLTMLSAQSFDSRLIWSAIETSHE; encoded by the coding sequence CTGGCAGGCAAAAACGGTGCCGAGGCCAATCTTGTGAGTTGCGATATCTGCGAAACCTTATGCTCGACTAAAGATGCATCGCTTACGCATTGCCCATGCTGTGGTGCGTCGTTGCATTTGCGTGACAAAGACAGTCTGGCAAAATCTGCGGCTTATCTTTTGGCTGCGGCTATTTTGTACATCCCCGCTAATTTATTGCCTGTCATGCATACCGAAACCATCTTCGGCGGACAAGACGATACTATTATGAGTGGGGTATTGTTGTTGCTAGAAACTGGCTCCTGGCCGTTGGCTCTGCTGGTATTTTTTGCCAGCATCATGGTACCCATGCTGAAGCTATTTTCAATCAGCTTATTATTGCTGACTTGCTGGAGAAAATCGACTTCAAATCCATTACCCCGCACCCAGTTATTTCGACTTATTGAGGCGGTTGGTCGTTGGTCGATGTTGGATGTGTATGTGGTGACTGTGCTGGTTGCGCTGGTGCAGTTTCAGTCGCTTGCCTCGGTGCATCCGGGCGGTGGCGCGTTAGCCTTTGGTGCTGTTGTCGTGTTGACGATGCTGTCGGCGCAAAGCTTTGATTCTCGTTTAATTTGGTCTGCTATAGAAACTTCTCATGAGTGA
- a CDS encoding ABC transporter substrate-binding protein → MQTAKIRLLPHAECVRRYLLSSLKVVRNLILPILLMVSSSSTWAETLQVLHWWKSASEHKAVDVLANKLAQENIIWRDTLIPSGSGIGAGIVLKSRILTGNAPEVSQVNGVLISEWSDLGLLLDFDGVGAAGKWDKVLFPLVWTLVQPKGRLVAAPLGIHRINTLFINRKLFKKYDLKPPETWDEFEAVAIKLRQAGVTPLAQSSEPWQVATLFENLVLSEAGAGFYQELFVKKEVDAFSDKRFANALKRLRSLKKMMSVSAQERTWIEMARQFADGNAAMFIMGDWAKAELNYWGLATDVGFSCMAVPGTQNYHLYDIDTLVMLSLDGSHRAAQEKLAQIVVSPSLQTEYNRVKGSISVLRNQDSSKMDSCSRASLKAFSMGSAAQVPSFAHRMATDEISKDAIIAEIVRFFIDDKMSIGDTQRRLAAIARSLPKT, encoded by the coding sequence GTGCAAACAGCAAAAATAAGATTGTTGCCCCATGCAGAATGCGTTCGTCGTTACCTGTTATCTTCACTGAAGGTAGTCCGTAACTTGATATTGCCCATTTTGTTGATGGTGAGCAGCTCATCAACGTGGGCCGAGACATTGCAGGTGCTGCACTGGTGGAAATCTGCCAGTGAGCATAAGGCTGTCGATGTTCTGGCGAACAAATTAGCTCAAGAGAACATTATCTGGCGCGATACATTGATCCCTAGTGGATCAGGCATAGGCGCGGGAATCGTGCTGAAAAGTCGAATCTTGACGGGCAATGCACCTGAGGTCTCGCAAGTTAATGGTGTACTAATTAGCGAATGGTCTGATTTGGGATTGTTGCTCGATTTTGACGGCGTTGGTGCGGCTGGAAAATGGGATAAGGTTTTATTTCCACTGGTCTGGACTTTGGTGCAGCCGAAAGGCCGTCTGGTCGCCGCGCCGCTGGGAATTCATCGCATCAATACGTTATTTATAAATCGAAAACTTTTCAAAAAATATGACTTGAAGCCACCTGAAACTTGGGATGAATTCGAAGCCGTCGCAATAAAGTTAAGGCAGGCCGGAGTGACGCCCTTGGCGCAAAGCAGCGAACCATGGCAAGTGGCAACATTATTTGAAAATTTGGTGTTGTCCGAGGCGGGCGCTGGTTTTTATCAAGAATTATTCGTCAAAAAAGAAGTAGATGCATTTTCCGATAAGCGTTTTGCTAATGCCTTAAAACGCTTACGCTCGCTCAAAAAAATGATGTCCGTTTCCGCGCAAGAGCGTACCTGGATAGAAATGGCGCGTCAGTTTGCCGATGGTAACGCAGCCATGTTTATTATGGGAGACTGGGCAAAAGCAGAGTTAAATTATTGGGGATTAGCGACCGATGTCGGCTTTAGTTGCATGGCTGTGCCCGGTACACAAAACTACCATCTGTACGATATTGATACGCTCGTAATGCTGTCCTTGGATGGATCACACAGAGCAGCGCAAGAAAAGCTCGCCCAGATTGTGGTGTCACCGTCGCTGCAAACAGAGTACAACCGTGTCAAAGGTTCTATTTCTGTTTTACGCAATCAGGATTCGTCGAAAATGGATAGCTGCTCCCGTGCGTCGCTCAAAGCATTTTCTATGGGAAGTGCTGCGCAAGTGCCTAGTTTTGCCCACCGTATGGCGACCGACGAAATTTCTAAAGACGCGATTATTGCTGAGATCGTCCGCTTTTTTATCGACGACAAAATGTCGATAGGTGATACACAGCGCCGATTGGCCGCCATCGCACGTTCGCTTCCAAAGACATAA
- a CDS encoding paraquat-inducible protein A, with protein MNTSTSPVKQTNIKQTTVKLIVCHECDLICRDLELVVGETASCPRCQAMLYRNSRATLDQALAIAVTSAILLLILNSFPLLTLKVQQATNNTTLFHAALSMWNDGMHAISILVVITTMLAPALQIMMALYVLHSLKFGDPDKAVGAPMRFLQKLRPWSMVEVFMLGLLVSLVKLQHMADIIIGPALWSCAAMICVSAGLTSILTPRNVWVWAHQQSTRRTSAEVRHV; from the coding sequence ATGAACACATCCACTTCGCCAGTCAAGCAAACTAATATTAAGCAAACTACTGTCAAGCTCATTGTCTGTCATGAATGTGACCTGATTTGTCGTGACCTGGAGCTGGTCGTTGGCGAGACGGCTAGTTGTCCTCGTTGCCAGGCCATGCTGTACAGAAATAGCCGGGCTACGTTAGATCAAGCACTGGCGATTGCGGTAACATCGGCGATTTTGCTGCTGATATTAAATAGCTTTCCGCTGCTCACACTCAAGGTGCAGCAAGCCACTAACAATACAACTTTGTTTCATGCCGCTTTATCGATGTGGAACGATGGGATGCACGCGATATCAATTCTGGTTGTCATCACGACGATGCTGGCTCCGGCCTTGCAAATCATGATGGCTTTGTATGTTTTACATTCATTAAAATTTGGCGATCCAGATAAAGCCGTCGGGGCACCTATGAGGTTTTTACAGAAGCTGCGTCCCTGGAGCATGGTAGAAGTATTTATGCTGGGTTTGCTGGTGTCGCTGGTCAAACTGCAACACATGGCAGATATTATTATTGGCCCCGCCTTGTGGTCATGTGCTGCAATGATCTGTGTGAGTGCGGGACTGACATCCATACTGACGCCGCGTAATGTCTGGGTCTGGGCACATCAGCAAAGCACAAGACGGACTTCTGCTGAGGTCAGGCATGTCTGA
- a CDS encoding carbohydrate porin, producing MSKTAFRALQLALSLAFTAGVAHASDAEGEFHGYLRAGVGSSSEKGPQSCYDLGGNTMKYRLGNECDSYFEGGYTKELAKSENGVSWVGTLWIDAYKNGSDFGNAKPEIAKAYVEAKGLDFLNGGTAWIGKRYYFRPDIHMLDLQYINLNGTGGGFDKVGGFGPGKFGYAVFKDNDTNDIDATTGKVLNTPAAVRQNFIYEGVPVNENGTIDMAMSLISAQGQNRHNGWQFSIFHKQDKVLGGANTVGIQYGVGPGTGIGGPCCDRIGSSGSTTLGSDVTRLRVFDNLVIQPTAQFSTEFIALMQRDKSDALGSSTWTTLGARPVYALTKNFKLQAEVGTSRVTQPNGGDALRLTKITFAPTLSMGEGYWSRPELRAFVTYGKWNDAATAAVNASNNSGPVYGNNTSGTSVGIQLETWF from the coding sequence ATGAGTAAAACTGCATTCAGAGCGTTACAGCTCGCCCTTTCACTTGCCTTTACTGCTGGTGTAGCACATGCCAGCGATGCTGAAGGTGAATTCCATGGTTACTTGCGCGCTGGCGTGGGATCTAGCTCCGAAAAAGGTCCACAAAGCTGCTACGACTTAGGTGGCAACACCATGAAGTATCGTCTCGGCAATGAGTGCGATAGCTATTTTGAAGGTGGTTATACAAAGGAACTGGCAAAATCAGAAAACGGCGTGAGCTGGGTCGGTACTTTGTGGATCGACGCTTACAAAAATGGCTCTGATTTTGGCAATGCCAAACCAGAAATTGCCAAAGCCTATGTTGAAGCAAAAGGGCTCGACTTCTTAAACGGCGGTACTGCATGGATTGGTAAGCGTTACTACTTCCGTCCAGATATCCATATGCTGGATCTGCAATACATCAATTTGAACGGCACGGGCGGTGGCTTTGATAAAGTTGGCGGCTTTGGTCCGGGCAAGTTCGGTTATGCCGTGTTCAAAGACAATGACACGAATGATATTGATGCAACGACAGGCAAAGTGCTCAACACCCCAGCGGCGGTGCGCCAGAACTTTATTTATGAAGGTGTGCCGGTCAACGAAAACGGCACCATCGATATGGCAATGTCGCTCATCAGTGCTCAAGGACAAAACCGTCATAACGGTTGGCAGTTCTCGATCTTCCACAAGCAAGATAAAGTACTCGGCGGCGCAAATACTGTTGGTATCCAATACGGTGTTGGTCCAGGAACTGGTATTGGCGGACCATGTTGCGACCGGATCGGTAGCTCCGGCAGCACAACATTAGGCTCTGATGTCACTCGTTTGCGTGTATTTGATAATTTGGTCATCCAGCCAACAGCACAATTCAGTACTGAATTTATCGCGCTGATGCAGCGTGATAAGTCGGATGCACTGGGTTCCTCCACCTGGACGACACTAGGTGCAAGACCGGTATACGCTTTAACAAAAAACTTTAAGTTACAAGCAGAAGTCGGTACGAGCCGCGTAACACAACCAAATGGTGGCGATGCATTACGCTTGACCAAAATCACCTTCGCACCGACGCTGTCTATGGGCGAAGGCTACTGGTCGCGTCCGGAACTACGCGCCTTTGTCACCTATGGCAAATGGAATGATGCAGCAACCGCCGCTGTCAACGCTAGCAATAACTCTGGTCCGGTATATGGCAACAATACCAGCGGCACCTCAGTTGGTATCCAGTTAGAAACCTGGTTCTGA
- a CDS encoding ATP-binding protein: MPSKVEFSGITTLPAMTYSQRLLQKILPHSLLGRLTVVMVAGVMLTQFVGNAFWTAQVRKESEIETKASSQHVARSAASTMRYFASLPSNYRPLTIQLFREMGGTRFFVSINKNAIKLNEMSENRLATMAVHDIKISLKEELPALEKLKIGFAWPSDLVVSDDGSQISEVPEKWVQHILITQPNPAPILVIQTEMADGQWLYLATLMPNPYFFKSGDPFSSDRVLLQLLSLAAVLVLSILVVRWTTRPLAALSEAAQAFGNGEHTPPLPETGSKEFVKTARAFGEMRERIQRYIDDRERLFVSISHDLRTPIVRLKLRAELLDDDAVRAEFHDDLDELDMMVKGALQCVKDSDIYENPTEIRLDALLGRMVKGAHLAGHEILFIESGLTAFAKPLALKRAVGNLLDNAIHYGKQVEINVSEQIDHIAIEIRDHGPGVPEEDFPHLLEPYVRLEHGRHQNAGGMGLGLGIAHSIVKAHGGELRLENHRDGGLIATILLPKQAD; this comes from the coding sequence ATGCCTAGCAAAGTTGAGTTCTCGGGGATTACTACATTGCCCGCAATGACCTACTCGCAACGTCTCCTGCAAAAAATTCTTCCGCATTCTTTATTGGGACGATTGACGGTGGTAATGGTGGCGGGTGTCATGCTGACACAATTCGTCGGCAATGCATTCTGGACGGCGCAAGTTCGTAAAGAATCTGAGATCGAAACTAAAGCATCCTCTCAGCATGTCGCCCGCAGTGCTGCCAGTACGATGCGATATTTTGCCAGTCTTCCATCCAATTATAGGCCCCTGACGATACAGCTATTTCGTGAAATGGGTGGTACACGTTTTTTTGTCAGCATTAATAAAAATGCGATTAAATTGAACGAGATGAGTGAGAACCGTTTAGCAACGATGGCAGTACATGATATTAAAATTTCACTCAAAGAAGAGCTGCCAGCTTTAGAAAAACTTAAAATCGGATTTGCGTGGCCGTCCGATCTGGTCGTATCCGATGATGGCTCACAAATCAGTGAGGTGCCGGAAAAATGGGTGCAACATATTTTAATCACGCAGCCAAATCCTGCTCCTATCTTAGTGATCCAAACCGAGATGGCAGATGGTCAGTGGTTATATCTCGCGACGTTAATGCCCAACCCTTATTTTTTTAAAAGTGGTGATCCTTTTTCATCTGACCGCGTATTACTCCAGCTACTTTCACTTGCCGCCGTTTTGGTTTTATCTATTTTAGTCGTACGTTGGACAACCAGGCCGCTAGCTGCTTTATCTGAGGCAGCGCAAGCATTTGGTAACGGTGAACATACGCCACCGTTACCTGAAACCGGCAGCAAAGAATTTGTAAAAACAGCCCGGGCTTTTGGCGAAATGCGGGAGCGGATTCAGCGTTATATTGATGACCGTGAGCGACTGTTTGTGTCGATTTCTCATGATTTGCGTACACCGATTGTGCGTCTGAAATTGCGCGCAGAATTACTTGACGATGATGCTGTCCGTGCCGAGTTTCATGATGATCTGGACGAGCTGGATATGATGGTCAAAGGTGCGCTGCAATGCGTGAAGGATAGTGATATTTATGAAAATCCCACTGAAATCAGACTTGATGCTTTATTAGGACGGATGGTAAAAGGTGCGCACTTAGCAGGGCATGAAATTTTATTTATTGAATCCGGTTTAACCGCTTTTGCGAAACCACTTGCCCTCAAGCGAGCGGTTGGTAATTTATTGGACAATGCGATTCACTATGGCAAACAGGTAGAGATTAATGTCTCTGAACAAATCGATCATATAGCCATAGAGATCCGGGATCATGGCCCGGGCGTGCCAGAGGAAGACTTTCCCCATTTATTGGAGCCTTATGTCCGGCTAGAACATGGCCGGCATCAAAATGCAGGTGGTATGGGCTTAGGTCTGGGCATCGCTCATAGTATTGTCAAGGCGCATGGCGGAGAGTTGCGCTTAGAAAATCATCGCGACGGTGGTTTGATTGCGACCATACTCCTTCCAAAACAAGCCGATTAA
- a CDS encoding sensor domain-containing diguanylate cyclase, whose amino-acid sequence MEILVLDEEVAKLEVSLLASRVPSQLLDLLELSWHLRQRDAARAISLASEVEALSEIADIPLAERNRILGRLDLIRGEVKWLFAELDVAEATVERALLLFKGLDDAIGCADAHWLLALIIADRSDPNRRDAELELALADARRAGDSLRSDLMEATMARFAVFRDLHNAQARWGTRFGSDLSNLHPGLATWVYDYLGLIAFQISDFESAATYRLQMYENAMITGQVQRIIIAATNVGCCFNNLNDYQGALEWMKRGLEMARPTGWPASIGLGLIQTADTLRHLGRLKAAHDLLLEALTILIPLSGSRTYAITLEYMGDVALDRGDYIVALDTFLELERRATALNQSDMQTIALRGQSHAQLHLGRPEEALAAGLASLALAVEQRNGFNQIDALRVLAQIHAHHSLPISDPISTPTTAPTSALYYLNRALDVAATIDGYTVPGSLLDEIAREHANIGDTAQAYAIAVKAIAAREKTNSADATNRAAAMQISHQTERAHAEAQYHQELAMSEAKRAEALQQTSLTLERLSAIGQEITAHLDANAVFQTLYKHVHGLLDATHFSIFLMEPDGVNFSCAFGIEDGQPLPALRGPISHPSSNVAKCARERVEVIREQASQGYNPNQIPGTRTSSSALFFPLTIGQRLLGVMSIQSPQTQAYAERERLIFRTLCAYGAIALENATAYRQLEATLKTLRDTQSQLVDKNIELEHAYREQQQASLTDPLTGLRNRRFLLQHIDNDVAMTLRRNKKRLQRAAAEMPADIDLVFFMIDIDHFKLINDKYGHAAGDLVLVQMRERLQKVARETDYIIRWGGEEFLLVARGTDRSEAKIIAERLRAAVSSLAFDLADGVKIAKTCSVGFACFPFLPEHPRQLSWSQVVELADIGLYHAKQSGRDAWVGMYATSQSNPEGLFHRITHETEQALRSGEIHAVSSVKNALTMKTLTG is encoded by the coding sequence ATGGAAATTCTTGTACTGGATGAAGAAGTCGCCAAGTTAGAGGTCAGCCTGTTGGCCTCGCGTGTACCCAGCCAACTTCTAGATTTGCTTGAACTTTCGTGGCATTTGCGTCAGCGTGATGCGGCGCGGGCAATTTCTCTGGCTTCTGAGGTGGAGGCTTTGAGCGAAATTGCGGATATTCCCCTTGCCGAACGCAATAGAATTCTTGGTCGCCTCGACCTGATTCGTGGTGAAGTGAAGTGGTTATTTGCCGAGCTTGATGTTGCTGAGGCGACGGTGGAGCGCGCTTTGCTTTTGTTTAAAGGTTTGGATGACGCGATCGGATGTGCCGATGCTCATTGGTTGCTGGCGTTAATCATCGCAGACCGTAGCGATCCCAATCGCCGTGATGCCGAGTTGGAACTGGCATTGGCGGATGCGCGTCGTGCTGGCGATAGCTTACGATCCGATTTGATGGAAGCCACGATGGCGCGCTTTGCCGTGTTTCGTGATTTACATAATGCTCAGGCGCGCTGGGGAACGCGGTTTGGTTCTGATCTCAGTAATTTGCATCCTGGTCTTGCTACCTGGGTTTATGATTATCTGGGACTGATCGCTTTCCAAATCAGTGATTTTGAATCTGCCGCGACCTACCGTTTGCAAATGTACGAAAACGCGATGATTACCGGGCAAGTGCAAAGGATCATCATTGCTGCCACGAATGTTGGCTGCTGCTTTAATAATCTCAATGATTATCAGGGTGCATTGGAATGGATGAAACGCGGTCTGGAAATGGCGCGACCAACTGGTTGGCCAGCCAGTATCGGGCTGGGTTTGATACAAACTGCAGACACTTTACGTCACCTTGGGCGGCTAAAAGCGGCGCATGATTTATTGCTAGAGGCGCTGACGATTCTGATCCCACTTTCTGGTTCGCGTACGTACGCAATCACGCTGGAATATATGGGTGATGTCGCGCTGGATCGCGGTGATTATATTGTTGCGCTTGATACTTTCCTTGAGTTGGAACGACGTGCCACTGCCTTAAATCAATCCGACATGCAAACCATTGCTTTGCGCGGTCAGTCGCATGCTCAATTACATTTGGGGCGACCCGAAGAAGCTCTAGCTGCCGGACTAGCATCGCTGGCGCTGGCGGTCGAGCAGCGTAATGGGTTTAACCAGATTGATGCTTTACGCGTGCTGGCGCAAATACATGCACATCATTCTTTGCCAATATCCGATCCGATTTCTACGCCGACCACAGCACCAACTTCCGCTTTGTATTATCTGAACCGGGCATTGGATGTTGCTGCCACGATTGATGGATATACCGTCCCCGGTAGTTTGCTCGATGAGATTGCGCGCGAGCATGCCAATATCGGCGATACGGCCCAAGCCTATGCTATCGCAGTGAAAGCCATTGCCGCCCGCGAGAAAACTAATAGCGCTGATGCGACTAACCGTGCTGCTGCAATGCAGATCAGTCATCAGACTGAGCGCGCCCACGCCGAGGCGCAATATCATCAAGAACTGGCAATGTCGGAGGCAAAGCGGGCAGAGGCTTTGCAACAAACTAGTCTGACGCTTGAGCGTTTGAGTGCGATTGGTCAGGAAATCACAGCACATTTAGATGCAAACGCAGTTTTTCAAACGCTGTATAAGCATGTTCATGGCTTACTTGATGCGACGCATTTTTCGATATTTTTAATGGAGCCAGATGGCGTTAATTTCAGCTGCGCTTTTGGCATTGAAGATGGGCAGCCGTTGCCAGCGCTGCGCGGCCCGATATCGCATCCAAGTTCCAATGTGGCTAAGTGCGCGCGCGAGCGGGTAGAGGTCATCAGAGAGCAGGCGTCGCAAGGATATAACCCGAATCAGATTCCCGGCACGCGTACTTCCTCTAGCGCCTTGTTTTTTCCTTTGACGATAGGGCAGCGTTTGTTAGGTGTAATGTCGATTCAATCACCGCAGACTCAGGCATATGCAGAGCGCGAGCGTTTGATCTTTCGTACTTTGTGCGCGTATGGCGCGATTGCGCTAGAGAATGCGACAGCCTACCGGCAACTAGAGGCAACCTTAAAGACGCTGCGTGATACTCAATCCCAATTGGTCGATAAAAATATTGAACTGGAACATGCTTACCGAGAGCAGCAGCAAGCCAGTCTTACCGATCCGCTGACAGGCTTACGTAACCGGCGCTTTTTGTTGCAGCATATCGATAACGATGTTGCCATGACTTTACGTCGTAATAAAAAGCGTCTGCAACGTGCCGCAGCAGAGATGCCCGCCGATATTGATCTGGTGTTTTTTATGATTGACATCGATCATTTCAAGTTGATCAATGACAAATACGGTCATGCAGCAGGTGATCTGGTTTTAGTGCAAATGCGGGAACGCTTACAAAAAGTAGCACGCGAAACCGATTACATTATTCGTTGGGGCGGTGAAGAGTTTTTGCTGGTAGCGCGTGGCACTGACCGCAGCGAGGCAAAAATAATTGCAGAACGCTTGCGTGCTGCGGTCAGTAGTCTGGCATTTGACTTGGCAGATGGCGTCAAAATCGCAAAAACCTGTTCGGTTGGCTTCGCCTGTTTTCCTTTTTTACCGGAGCATCCAAGACAGTTAAGCTGGTCTCAGGTAGTAGAGTTAGCAGATATCGGTTTGTACCACGCCAAACAAAGTGGTCGTGATGCTTGGGTAGGAATGTATGCGACTTCGCAATCCAATCCTGAGGGATTATTTCATCGTATAACGCATGAGACTGAGCAAGCTTTACGCAGTGGCGAAATACATGCTGTGAGTAGTGTAAAAAATGCGCTGACGATGAAGACGCTGACTGGATAA
- a CDS encoding response regulator has product MMRKILIVDDDQKTRTLLKTYLEKNQYEVKLAHNGESFLAEFHRYADELSLVILDVMLPDTDGFALCKVVRNRSNVPVIMLTASSDETDRIVGLELGADDYISKPYSPRELLARIKAILRRTGSESLAAPRYYRFVGFTLDTVERTVSDRDGTVIALTGLDFQLLKYFVEHPGDILDRSVLCEETRGRDAGPLDRSLDVQISRLRLRLHDDGKQPALIKTVRGAGYVFSADVSAAHA; this is encoded by the coding sequence ATAATGCGCAAAATACTGATAGTCGATGACGACCAAAAAACCAGAACTCTGTTAAAGACCTATCTGGAAAAAAATCAATATGAGGTCAAGCTGGCACATAACGGTGAATCATTTTTGGCCGAGTTTCACCGCTACGCAGATGAATTATCTTTGGTCATTTTAGATGTGATGCTGCCGGATACGGACGGGTTTGCATTGTGCAAAGTGGTGAGAAATCGCTCCAACGTTCCCGTGATTATGCTCACAGCCAGTTCGGACGAGACTGATCGCATTGTTGGCTTAGAGCTAGGGGCAGATGACTATATTTCTAAGCCGTATAGCCCTAGAGAATTGCTGGCTCGCATTAAAGCAATACTCAGGCGTACTGGTAGTGAGAGTCTAGCTGCTCCGCGCTATTATCGATTTGTCGGCTTTACTCTTGACACCGTTGAACGCACCGTCAGCGACCGTGATGGTACCGTGATTGCGCTGACGGGACTGGATTTTCAATTACTCAAATATTTTGTTGAGCATCCTGGCGACATTCTGGATCGCAGCGTATTGTGCGAAGAGACGCGTGGTCGTGATGCAGGTCCTCTGGATCGCTCTTTAGACGTACAAATCAGCCGCCTTCGCTTGCGTTTGCATGATGATGGTAAGCAGCCAGCCCTCATCAAAACCGTACGCGGCGCAGGTTATGTATTTTCGGCGGATGTTAGCGCTGCTCATGCCTAG